ACCGTATGGATTTGAATTTCacatctacaaaacaaaaatgtccAAAAGGAAAGAGTTAAAACCAAATATCAAAGgtaattttaaacttgaaagatattttatataaacataatcaaatacaaatttaacgCGTTAAGCgtcattatgaaaatttacaaagtataggaatttaacacattaagtgtttactgaataacataaatcaagtatttaataaatacacagtgtttttttttttctaaagtgtTTTACGAATAacgattaataaattctaagcCATTTTAAACCTAGAAAccttaaataaacttatatcaaAGGTTTAAACGGATGCatgatatattgaaattaaacatttcaaactatctccaaaaacccaataattataataaatcgaaacataccagataatttaataaaaatatcactgCTTGCTCACATATTGTTTAAGTGTGCCAcgtgcaaataatttaaaattgaatattgaatgTAGGATCCATTACTGTTTTTACATTGCGATCCTTGCTGTCCGAGAGCCCAAATCGAAGAGAACTCCTAATCAATACTCAAACAAGTAGGTTAGTAAATTCCTCCGCGTAGCGATCACTGCGCATAAGAAAATAGAtccattattttatgtaatatgttgtgttcgtaatttatgtactctaaccgacataaattacggaacaaTAGTTTTACCAGTTTATAACAGAGAGAAGTTATTGCCGAGAGCTATTGAGAGCTGTCTTAATCAAACATTTAAAGATTTTGAGCTTATTATAATCGATGATTGCTCTAACGATAAAAGCTTTGAAATAGCAAAGGAATATGCAAAGCAGGATCAGCGTATTAAAGTAATAAGAAATGAGCCTAATAAAAAATTGCCAGCTAGTCTTAATATTGCTTTTAAAGAGGCTAAGGAGCAGTATTTTACTTGGACTTCCGATGATAATTTTCTGCACGAAGATGCTTTAGCAAGAATGAATAATGTTTTAGATAATTCACCGGATATAGGGCTTGTTTATACCGATTATACTTTAATTGATGAGCAGGGCAAAATAGGGGCAAGACTCTATCAAGAATCTCCGGAATTTTTGCCTATTCGTGATTGTGTTGGAGCATGCTTTTTATACAGAGCAGATATAGCAAAGAGAGTAGGTGGATATAACGAAAACATGCATTTAGTTGATGATTATGAATATTGGCTTCGGTTTGGGCTTGTTACGAAATTTGCTCATATACCAGAgtcgttatatttttatatggtgCATGATCAGAGCCTAACAACTGAACGTAAAGCAGAAGCCAAAAAAGCTAAAAGAGCTTTGCAAgaattatttaaagataaatataCTATTCCTGATAAGATTAAGCCTATAGATGATTTATATAGCTGGTTTATTgaggataaaaatttaaattcttatctcaaattattaaaaataataatttataatcctATCATTACCCTTTCTTATATTCTAAAAAACCTTAAAAgaattagataaatttttattgataaaagggTATTATTGGGTATTATGTTATTCACTGTCATCCCGTGGCTTGTCCGGCTTTGTTGCATGGATCAGTTCCACCATTGTCATCCCGCGACTTAATTGCGGGATCcagttaaaaatactaataatattagtatttttatttattttctggaCACCGTGGTCAAGCCACGACATGACATCGAGCAGGCTTTTCAAGCCCTACAACAAACTggactaaataaatatattatatgccAAATCACGATTTCCTACATTCATTAAACGAGCAGCAGCAAAAGCAGTTCTTCATACCGAAGGACCGCTTCTTTTGCTTGCAGGGGCAGGGACGGGTAAGACGAAAGTACTAACCTCAAGAATTGCaaatattattcatcaaaatttagCATCCcctcaaaatattttagctgttACTTTCACGAATAAAGCAGCAAAAGAGATGCAGGAAAGAGTCCATAATTTGGTTAGCTCTTACGGTCTTAATATTGGTACTTTCCACTCAATGGCAGCAAGGATATTGCGTGATCAAATAGAGCATTTAAATCTTGGTTTAAATAGCAGATTCACTATTATTAATCAAGATGATCAACTAAGATTGATTAAGGATATAGTAaagctcaaaaatattgatactaaaaAATATGCTCCTAAATTAATACATATCGTAATCTCACGTTGGAAAGATCaaggtttattgaaaaaataagctTTCAAGCTCTGATACTAATTTACCGCTGCAACGTCTAGCAAAACTTGTTTATGAAGAATATCAGCAAAATTTACTGATCTCTAACGTAGTGGATTTTGGGGATTTACTGCTTTATAATAATGagcttttcattaaaaaccctgagatattaaaatattatcaagaaaaatatcgttatattttaattgatgagTATCAAGATACTAATGTCGTGCAATATTTGTGGGTAAGAATGCTTGCAAGCTTAAGTAAAAATATCTGTTGTGTTGGTGATGATGATCAGTCTATTTATGGTTGGCGTGGTGCAGAAGTAGGTAATATATTACgttttgaaaaagattttttaaatgccACGATTATTAAATTAGAGCAGAATTATAAATCAACTCTGCCAATTCTTGCGGCTGCTTCAAATGttatcaataacaataaaaatcgtCATGGCAAAACCTTATGGACTGATAAGGAAAGTGGTGAAAAGATCAAGATTATATCTTGTTGGAACGATAAAGAGGAAGCAATATATATTGCCTCCGAAATAGCTAGGTTAGTGCGAGAGGGAAGATATAGTGCAGGAAATATTGCTATATTAGTAAGGGCAGGGTTTCAAACTAGAAGCTTTGAAGAAGCCTTTATAAATAGTGCTATGCCTTATAAAATTATCGGCGGTTTGCGGTTCTATGAACGTATGGAAATAAGAGACGTGCTTGCTTATATCCGTATTGCCTTAAACCAGAATGATAATTTAGCATTAGAGCGTATTATTAACGTACCGAAAAGAGCAATAGGAGCAgctactttaaataaaattaaaacgtatgctatagaaaaaaatatctctAATTTCGCTGCTATTAAAGAAATGCTAGAAAATGgtgagataaaaacaaaatcctATGAAACTTTAAAAGATTTAGTTACCAAAATTAGCAATTGGCATGAAAGATTTTGCTTTGATGCTCCAATAAATGTAACTAAAGCAATACTTGATGATTCCGGATATTTAGAAATGCTTCAGGAAGAGAAAACTGAAGAAGCTTTAGGCAGGATCGAGAATATAAACGAAATGCTAAGAGTTATTGCTGTGTTTAATGATATTCATGATTTTATTGAGCATTCTAGCTTAGTTATGGAAAATGAAGTTTTAGAAACCAATTATGGTGGTTCTATAACAATAATGACACTACACGGTGCTAAGGGTCTTGAATTTGATGTAGTATTTTTGCCAGGTTGGGAAGAGGGGGTGTTTCCGTCTCAAAGATCTTTGGATGAAGAGGGTGAAAAAGGTTTGGAAGAAGAACGTCGCATTGCTTATGTTGGTATTACTAGAGCTAAAAAAGAGCTTTACATCACCAATGCTGAAAGCCGTAAAATATTCTACGAAATAGTCAGATCATACCCATCAAGGTTCATAACCGAAATCCCAGATGAAATAACTATCCGCACATCTTCTATGAAAAAATAcgattctttttataaattttaactaattttttttctagaatttaaaattaatttggcattttttctattatgtttattattatttaaaataaattaaaaaaggaatAATATGACAGAGAATTTGAAAGTTGATGACAGAGTTCAGCAACTGAAAGACATAATGGATATGCAAGAAAaggatttaaatattaatgatcaAGCTCAGCAATTCCCAAGAAAGATGTAgctgatgaaaaaattaatgagattgaagaagcaaaaaatttaaaaattgatgatcAGAACCAGCAATCATCAAATAGAAATGTAGTAAATAACAAAATCAACGATATTACAGGAGTAATTAGAAAGTTTGATCAATATCAGTCATTAGTACCTAAAGATCTTTCTTTTCTTGATCAACCGCTtcaatatgtacaaaattttggtggaGCGTTAGATTTAGGTTATGACCTTATAAGGTCCTATCTTAA
This genomic interval from Chrysoperla carnea chromosome 1, inChrCarn1.1, whole genome shotgun sequence contains the following:
- the LOC123295439 gene encoding probable DNA helicase II homolog; translated protein: MLASLSKNICCVGDDDQSIYGWRGAEVGNILRFEKDFLNATIIKLEQNYKSTLPILAAASNVINNNKNRHGKTLWTDKESGEKIKIISCWNDKEEAIYIASEIARLVREGRYSAGNIAILVRAGFQTRSFEEAFINSAMPYKIIGGLRFYERMEIRDVLAYIRIALNQNDNLALERIINVPKRAIGAATLNKIKTYAIEKNISNFAAIKEMLENGEIKTKSYETLKDLVTKISNWHERFCFDAPINVTKAILDDSGYLEMLQEEKTEEALGRIENINEMLRVIAVFNDIHDFIEHSSLVMENEVLETNYGGSITIMTLHGAKGLEFDVVFLPGWEEGVFPSQRSLDEEGEKGLEEERRIAYVGITRAKKELYITNAESRVIRKFDQYQSLVPKDLSFLDQPLQYVQNFGGALDLGYDLIRSYLKEERIQNLVDSINENAKQNAAITTKQNRKKIKLYAAKIEGNLKGFRVSLDLESMKPVLNEFNDQDINTLTNAINESLVEVSNNKIPAEIYTEKLLEAVIEKLPNSLSQQKLQQCKEFIHSGGKNKKTYTESEMDRKEISKAAEDSVNQLTERLDKILKKVKCKDYLEEKLEQSVNKYAALSDEYVKKEIDNKIFSNALTNEQIAACLTKLMNKTVEPKRS